CACATCGGTCGGGAAGCGCCGCGCCAGCGCCACGGCTTTTTCGTCCTCGTGGTAGCGCAGGTAGTGGTTCATCAGCTCGGCGCGGATGCCGAACTCATCGCTGGGATTCAGGTTGAGCAACTGCTCGAGCAGGGTGCCGGCCGCTTCGGGTGGCCCCTCCTCAGCGCGGTGCTGCGACAACCTCAGCAACAGCCGCAGCAGCGGGCGGTTGCCTGGCATCGACCAAGGCAGCCGGTGCCAGCCGTGGGTCTCGACGCCACGCTCGAAAATGGCCTGGGCGCGTTCGAGCAGCCGGCGCAGCAGGCGGGTGCGAATCCAGGGCAGGCGGCTCTCGGGATGCTCCTCAATCGCGGTGGCAAGGTCATCGAGAATGTCCAGGCTGTCGATGGATTCTGGGTGATGGTCAAGAAAATTGAGCCAGCCGCCGCTCTCCCATGCGTCACCGTCGTCGAGTGAGCTGAGCTGGTTGCCGAGCGGCTTGGATGCGGGGAAGCTGCGGTGCCAGGCGCGCTCGGTGCGCTTTAGAGCAGCGGGTGGCGTTAGGCTGGCGGTCGCTGCGTTGGGCGCGGTGCCGGCTGGAAAGGGTAAATCCTGCTCCGCGAACAAAGGCAGTTGCTCATCGAAAAAGACGTTGGTGGTGCCTTGCGCGCGCTCGAAGTGGTAAGTCGGCAGCGAATGCCGGTGATGTTGCTCGACCCAGTCGCGCACCCGCAGCAGCATTGGGTCCATGGCATCGGCATGCGTGGTCGCCAGGGCGTCCTGCGGGTCGCTGATGGCATGGGTCAGGAAGTCGAGCGTGCGCTCGCTTGCCTGCCCATTGCGGCGCAATTTGCCGCGCCAGAACCGGGCGCGCTCCCGCGCCAGGTCGTCGCGATGCTCGGTCGCTAGCAGAGTGATCTCAAGCAGGGCATTGGCCGGACTGTCCGGCGCGTTGCGCAGAGCTTGCTCAAAGGACAGATGCGCCTTGGCAAACTGGCCGTCTTCGATCTGCGTGGTGCTGATGCGCTGCCAGGCGGCTGCTTTCAGTTCGCGCCCGGCGGTTTCGGTGACGCGGCGCAGAAAGCTCTGGCGTTTTTTGCGGTAATCCAGTGTCTCGTAGGCATCGCAAAGGGCGTCGAGTGCGGTCTCGTAGCGGCTGTCGAGTTGTGAGAGGTCGCGGTCAAACAGTGGCTCGAGCAGGTGCGCGGCGCGTCCCGGGCGGTCGTCATCGAGCCAGCGCTCGGCGACCCGGGCAAGCAGATGGTCAGGGATGGCGGCGTGGTTGATGGCGTTTTGCAGCGCGTCGTCGTCGAGCTTGTCGAGCAGCAGTTCCCACACCAAGTCGGCCGGCATCTCGGGTAATTCCCCGGCCTGGGCGCAGCATTGGCCGAAGGGGCGATCGGAGCCGCACAGGCAGGGCTGCTCGGGGGATGGCGTTGGCACCGGCCGCGGCCGATAGCCCAGCGCGGGCAATGGGGTTGCGTTCCAGATGGCGGTGCCGAGCAAGGCGCCGAGCCGGTTGATTTCGTCCGCGGTCAGCTCGTTCTCGTCGAGATCGAGAAATTTGGGAATGGCAACGCGCGCCCAGTCAAGAAACTGGTGCAGGTCTTGCTCGCGGAAGATTTCCTCCACCGCGGCTAGAATGAGCTCTTCCATGCGCTCGGCGTCCTGACTTTCGCGCTGGATCATGACAACCCCCGGTTCACTAGCGCCCTCGCATCGCTGCCTCATTCTAGCGCGAGATGCCCGCCTGGTGTCGACTTTGTCGCTTCCGCTGGGCAAAGACCGGGCTGTGGTCGAACTCCGGCGTTATGCTGGTGTCTGCCGGGCAGTGGCGCGTCCGGCAGTTTGGACGCGGCGGGTGGCGGATGCCTTGGGCGTCGCAGGCAGCAGGCATTGCAAGGCCGAGATTGAGCAACGCGCAGGCGCAATGGAATGAAAGACGATCAAGTTCGCATTTTCGTATCCTCTCCCACGGATGTGGATCACGAGCGCGCGATCGTAAAAGACGTGATCGAGCGACTTGGCCAGGAATATCTGCCCTACTTCCCGCTGCGCGCGATTTTGTGGGAAGAAGAAGCCCTGACCGCGGACCGGACCTTCCAGGCGGGTCTGACTCAGCCATCGCAATGCCAGATTGTCTTGGTAATCCTGTGGACGCGTGTCGGCTCACCCTTGCCGGATGATCCCTATCGTGGCATGACCGGCACCGAGTGGGAGTTCGTGAGCGCGGTGACGCATTCCAATACGCACGGACTTCCGGAAGTTCTGGTCTACAAGAAATCCACGCCCAAGCTGGTCGACATCACGGACGCCGAGACAGCGCAGGAAGCCATCGTCGACCGGCGCCGGCTTGAGGACTTCTTCCGCGCGCATTTCTTTCACCAAGACAATACCTTCAAACGCGCTTTTCGCACCTTCGACAGCGATGCCCAGTTTCGCGAACTGGTCGAGGTGCAGTTGCGCAAACTGCTCAATCGGCGCGTCAGCGCGGAGCGCCGCGCGGGCGCTGGGGAGCTGCAATGGCGCGGCAGTCCTTTCCGCGCCGGCGAGGCATTCGAGTCGAGCGACGAGCGGGTGTTCACCGGGCGCGAGGTCGAGCTGCGAGAGCTGAGCGAGCGTCTGCAGGCGCGTGCCGAAGCCGGGCGTGCGCTCATGCTGCTCAGCGGGCCGAGCGGCTGCGGCAAGACTTCCTTGCTGCGCGCCGGGCTGGTGCCGCGCCTCGCGCGTCCGTTCCGCTTTGAGCACATCGCCGCGGTGCGTTCTTGTCTGTTCAGTCCGCCGAGCATGCCTGAAGATCCGCTGGCAGCCTTGGCGGCCGCGTTGTGCGCGGAGACTTGTCTTGGCGATCCGCTGCGCGGATTCGGGCTCGATGCTGCGGCGCTGACCGCCTTGCTGACGCGCGATCCTGCAATCGCGGCACGCCAGCTCATCGCGGCGTTGAAAGAGTCGGCTCGCATCCAGATGCTCGAAGGGCAGGTGCGTTTGGCGGTGATTGTCGATCCGCTCGATGCGATCTTCGCCAGCGCGGGTGATGGGGGCGCGCACCAAGAGAGGACCGAGCTGCCTGCCCAGGTGCCGAACGAGGTGCCGAACGAAGGCGAAAAAACCCTGGAGACCTTTGCCCGCGCATTGGCGGCCTTGGCCCGTAGCGGCGAGATTTGGGTCGTGGCGGCGATGCGCAGTGATGCCGTGCGCCATCTGCCGAAGCTACCACAGCTGGCGGCGATGCTCGATGACGGCGGCTGGCAGCAGCTTGAGCCGCTGCCGAGCGCGCGCATCCGCCAGATTATCGAGATTCCGGCACGCATTGCCGGGATTGAGCTCGAGTCGCAAGTCAGCGGCGCCGGTCGAGGTCTGGTCGAGCTCATCGAGGCTGAGGCCGGGCATCTGCGTCAGTGGGCGCCGCCGCTGCAAGCGCTGCTGCACTCGGCCTATCTGAGCGCCCGTGCCGCGGCCCCGGAACGGGATCAGGCCACGCACCTGAGCGTGGATCATTGGCGCGAACGGGGCGGACTTGCCGGTCAGATGCTGGCGCATGCCGAGGCGATGTGGCGTGACAGCGTCGATGCACCCGCGCGCGCCGCCTTGCCTAAATTGTGTCGCGCGCTCATTGCGCTCGGCAATGACGGCCAGCCCCAGCCACGCTTGGGCGATCTGGACGTTCTCGAGCAGGATGCGCAGACGCGGCGGCTGCTCGATGCCATGATCGCCGCGCGCCTGCTGACGACCGAGGCAGAGTGCGATCCGAGTCTGACCGCAAGCTGCGAACACCCAAACTATTCGCTGCTGCACGCGCTGACTGGCCTGTTCCGTCATGCACAGGGGCGAATCGTGCGCGACCGACCTCAAGTCGGCGCGCCATCGCCTGATGAAGCCAGTCCGGGCTTGAGCGCAGAGGCTGCTGCGGCAGCGCCGCAGGCTTCGGACACGCTCGATTGGAGCCGCTTCGTGGGCGTGGTCAGTCTCGCGCATCCGGTTCTGCTCACGCGCTGGGAGCCCATGCGCGATTGGCTGAGCGACCCGGACAATCGCGCTCTGCTGCACCTGCGCGAGCAACTGAGCCGGCAGGCGCGGTTATGGAAGCGCACCGGGTGCAATCGAGAGTATCTGTTCGGGGAGGCCGGCTTCGCGGCAGCGCAGCGGTTTGCCGACGCCTTTCCCGACGAGCTAGAGCCCCTTGAGCGCGAATTCCTGCATCAAAACGGGGCTTACCTGGCCTTTGTGCGTCGGCGCAATCGCATGGTGCGCGCGTTCGGCGTGCTGCTGGTCCTGCTGCTGGTCACCGCCAGCACCGCGGCCTGGATTGCCCAGCGCAAGTCCGAGAATGCCCGCTTGGCGATGCATCAGGTGCAGCTCAAGGAGGCTGACTTGCAAAGTCGTGGCGGCAACACGCCCCAGGCAGTCGACAAAGCGCTCGCGGCGGGCGTAGATTTGCCGGGCGAGGCGGTGCGTACCCTCAGCGACGCCTTCAGTCGCAATCGGCTGATGGCGATGATCGCCGCGCGTTCGCCGTCGCTCGATCGGCCCGTGCGGCCCGCTTTCAATGCCATGGGCGATCGGGTTGCCACGCTGCAGACAGGGCAGGGGGCAGGCCAATGGCGGCTCAACGACGGGCGCTTTATCCCCGCCGACCCGCCGGTGTTGAGTGATGGGCGCCTCGGCATTCACTCCCTCGTTATGGCACTCGCAACCGACGAGGTCTTTGGCATCGCAGCGGACGGCGTCTATCGGCTGCCGGCCTTTGCCGGTGCCGCCCCCGATTACCCTTGTGGCGCGCAGGCGGGTGCAGCGCTTGCGCTCGACGCCGGGCGGCAGCGCCTGGCGCTGGCGGTTCCAGGGGATGGCGGGCATCAAGGAGTCTGCGTGCTGGGTTTGACAGAGCCCGGCCGAGTGCTGTTCGCGCACAGCTTTGCCGAGCAGGAGTTGCGCGGTCTGAGCTTTTCCGCGGATGGACGCTTCCTTCTGACAGCCTCGAGCATCGGACGCACCCATTTGATTGACTTGGACGCGCCGAAGGGCGAGCAGCCAATCCGTCTCTCGCTTCCACCTGAGGGACCGGTCGGGCGACCCTTCAATCGCGCTGTCTTCGATCCCGCAGGCGAGCGCATCGGGATTGCCGCCGCCGACGAGCAAGTGCGATTGTTCGACCGCGACGGTCGCTTGATTGCCACACTCGGTAGCGCCATCATCGACGCTCAGCGAGTCCAGATCCACAACAGTGCCGTGCGCGATCTCGCTTTTTCCCCGGACGGAGCTTACCTGGTGGCCGTGGACGACGAGGGGCAGGTGGTGCGCTGGTCACTGACCGATCCGCCCCAAGCGGTCGTCCTCGGTCAACACGAGCTCAGTATTGTCAGCGTAGCCGTGGGTGACCCAATGTCCGGCCGGGCGTTGGGGACGGACGCTGCTGGCGAGGCGAAGAGAGTTCTTGTGCTAACGGCATCGCTCGACGGAACGGCGCGCCTCTGGACTCTGGCAACCGGTAAGCCGCTGGCAGTCTTCGGGCACGATGAGGCGGTTAGCTGGGCTGATTTCGTAGCGGATTCAGAGCGCGTGCTGAGTTTTTCGGTGCGCGACGGTTCTTTGCGGTTGTGGAGCGTGCTGCCGAGATCGCGGCTCGCCTTCGAGCTCAAACATCCTGATCCAACAAATCATGTGTGGCATCTCGACATGACCTCCGTGCCGCGAGAGCTGCTGGGCTCGAGTGGACCTGACACCGCTGCGGCGGAAAAGTCCCCCCTGTGGCTCGCAACGGCGGGCTACGATGGTGAAGTCCGCGTCTGGCGATATGACCGCGACGGTCAGCCACCACGATTGAGCTACAGTTTCGCGCAACAGGATGCTGCCGCAGCTGAAGGGACGGATACGGACATCCGGCCCGTGCGCCGCGTGCGCTTTTCGCCTTCCGGTCGGCGACTTGCGGCGGCGCGTTCCGATGGCAGCGCGCGTCTGCATGACCTCCTGACTGGCCGCTCCTGTCGCCTGCAGGTCGCCGCGCCAGACGCGACTGCGACGGAAAGTCCTGGAGCCGATCAGGTCTTTGACGTGCGGTTCGCGCCAGATGAGAGCTGGCTGTTGGCGGCCTCCGATAATCCAAGCCAGCCGCTGCGCTTGTTCGACGCACTGAGCTGTGAGCCCATCACCGGCATCGATGTGCTCGAACAGGCGACTGCTGCGACTGAGGCGATCGCCGTCAGGCAGGTCGGCGACGTCACTCTGGTCGCCACGGGAGATCGCGCTGGGCGGGTGCGCTTGCTGCGCGCTGCCGGGGCTGATGACTGGCAGGAGCAATGCGCCATTGATGCCAAAGTCGGCTCCATCAGCGATGTGGCAATCGCTCCGGACGGCGCTGCTTTAGCCATTGCTGGCGAGGCAAAACAACTGGCAATCCTCAGACTGAATGGCCCCGAGTGTGGTCAGCTTGACCTTTCCGAGGGACACAGTGACCGGCTATACAGTGTCGCTTTCTCGCCGGAGGGTGATCGGATTTTGACTGCGTCTCTGGATAAAACCGCCAGGCTATGGACGCGCACCGGTCAGCCGCTGGCCGTGCTGGTTGGTCATCAAGACCGTATTTACCATGCCACCTTCAGTCCTGGGGATGGCCGCTGGCTGCTGACCGCCTCCCGCGACGGTACGCTGCGCCTATGGCGCGCGCCGCCAGCCGACTATCGCCCGGAACGCGCCGAAGTGTTGTCGGATTTTCTGCCCTTGCCGGCGAACGCGGGCGGAGCGGCCTTCGCGACTTTCAGCCCTGATGGTCAATATGTTGCAGGTGCCTACTGGGACAACGCTGCACTGCTTTGGCGCCTGTGGCGCGAAGATCCGTTGCCGGATGACAAGCTGGCTGCGCAATGGGGGGCGGATAGGGCGCGGCTCGCCCTGCTCAAGGAGGCCTACCGTTTTCGCCGTGACAATGATGTCAGCGCGGCCAAGCAAGATTCACCCGCGCAATTGCGCGCAACGCAATGATGGCTGACTGATGCTGAGCTGGAGCGCATTGCAAATCGGTCGACGGGGCATCGGGCTTGTTATCGCGCTCGTGCTCTTTGCTCTGGTTGCCAGCCAGATTCCGCTGCGCGACACCGATGTTGCGGTTTACGCCAAGGCCGCTGACCGGGTTGTGCTGGATTCACAGGACCCTTATCCGCGCCAACCAGGTGATGTGCTGCCTTTTACTTACCCGCCCACGGCGCTGCCGCTGCTGTATCTTATCGCGCGATTGTCCACGGCACAGCTCGCGGATGTGATGTTCGCCGTCAATATCATGCTGACAGTCGTGCTGATGTTGCTGCTGGTCGGCGACCTGGCGCGCGACGACCCCTCAGGTCGGTTGCGGATCTGGGGGCCGATCTATATCGCCTGCTTCGGCGGGCTCTCCCTGACGCTGCAGTTCGGCCAAATCAACCTGTTGCTGCTGCTGTTGCTCTGGGGTTACTGGCGCGAGCTGCGTCGCGGTCATCAGCGCGCCAGGGCCGGCGCGCTGCTGGCACTCGGATGCCTGGCCAAGCCGCACTACGCACTGCTGGCACTCGGCGCCGGACCGCGTCCAAGCTGGCGGCTCATTGCCGGGACTGGCGGCGCAGCCGCGCTGCTGGTCGTGCTCAGTCTGTGGGTCGCGCCGGTCGGCAGTTGGACCTCCTGGTGGAGCGAGATCGTCGCCACCACCAGCGTCACCGGGTTGCCGCCCGGACACAGCTCCATTGCCGCACCTTGGAATCGGAGCCTCGTTGGAGCCATTGCCCGGTTTCTTATCCCCAATAAGTTCAGCGGCGTCGTCTGCGAAGACGCCGAGCTTGCCGCGCAGCTCAGCACGCTGGCAATCAGTCTTGTCCTCGCGGTGACAGGCATGGTGCTGTGGCGCTCGATGCGCCGCGAGCTCACGCCATTCTCCGCTGGGGCCTATGGCGCGCGTGACTCTCTGGACCATGACCTCGAGTTGTCACTGATCAGTCTGGCGGTATTTTTGATCGCGCCTGCGAGTTGGACGCACCACTTGGTGATGTTGCTGCCGGCAACCTTGATCTTGCTGCGCGATCGGGTTCTCTGCGCCGGCGTTGCGCTTGGTAGCCGCGTGACCGCCGGGTTGGTGCTGGCGGTGATTGCCTTGACGCTCGACGATCTGATTCCGCTTGAGCTGCGGGTAAGCTCGCTGCCCCTGATGACCTTGATGACAGTTGCCGTGGTTGCGCTCTGGCTATTGCTCGCCGAGCAACTCTGGCGGCGAAGCGCGACTCTTGCACGTCTCTGAACAGAATCTTTGCGAATACGACCTTTGCGCCACGAGCGTTGTGAGCAGGTCGCCAGCCTAGGGCTCGCCGCTGTCACATCAGCGTCAGCACAATCAGGCCGAGCAGCATCACCGCCGAGCCGGTGAGCTTGACGAGCAGGCGCGCTTCGTCAAAAAACCAGCGCCCGAGCACCACGGCGAACAACCCCGCCGAGCGCTTCACTGCCATGGCATAGGAGGCGAGTGTCAGGCTGAGCGCGATCTGGTCGGCGATGCGCATCAATGCAAACAGTACGCCAAGGGAGAGCAGTGACCGACCGTGCTGCAGCACTTTCGGTGAGAAGGCCTCGCGGTGAAAATCCCGGTTCTGAAGGCTGAAAATGACATAAAGCATCACCGGGTTGATGGCTGCCACCATCACGGCGAAGGATAGTGGATCGGACAACTGAATCCCCACCCGCCCGAAGGTCGATGCCGCAGCGAAGCACAAGGCCGCGGCCAGGGTGAACAGGCTGCCGGGGTTCTTAACTAGCATCACCAGCGGGTCGGACCAGTGTCGCATCCCGCTCTCCAGGCTGACCACATAGCTGCCGAGCATCAGCAGTCCGAGTCCGAGCGCGCCCGACAGGCTTGGCAGTTGCCCGGTCAGCAGCCACTCCATCGCCACCACAAAGCCTGGCGTCAGCGTCAGCACCGGCCCGACCAGGGAAATCTCCCCGCGCTGTATGGCCAGATTCAACGCCCAGCCGCCGAATCCGGACAGCAGGCCGCCGCACAGCACGGCGCCAACATAGGCGGGCTGGTGCAGCGGAAAGTCGTGATACCAG
Above is a genomic segment from Thiorhodovibrio litoralis containing:
- a CDS encoding AAA family ATPase, with the translated sequence MKDDQVRIFVSSPTDVDHERAIVKDVIERLGQEYLPYFPLRAILWEEEALTADRTFQAGLTQPSQCQIVLVILWTRVGSPLPDDPYRGMTGTEWEFVSAVTHSNTHGLPEVLVYKKSTPKLVDITDAETAQEAIVDRRRLEDFFRAHFFHQDNTFKRAFRTFDSDAQFRELVEVQLRKLLNRRVSAERRAGAGELQWRGSPFRAGEAFESSDERVFTGREVELRELSERLQARAEAGRALMLLSGPSGCGKTSLLRAGLVPRLARPFRFEHIAAVRSCLFSPPSMPEDPLAALAAALCAETCLGDPLRGFGLDAAALTALLTRDPAIAARQLIAALKESARIQMLEGQVRLAVIVDPLDAIFASAGDGGAHQERTELPAQVPNEVPNEGEKTLETFARALAALARSGEIWVVAAMRSDAVRHLPKLPQLAAMLDDGGWQQLEPLPSARIRQIIEIPARIAGIELESQVSGAGRGLVELIEAEAGHLRQWAPPLQALLHSAYLSARAAAPERDQATHLSVDHWRERGGLAGQMLAHAEAMWRDSVDAPARAALPKLCRALIALGNDGQPQPRLGDLDVLEQDAQTRRLLDAMIAARLLTTEAECDPSLTASCEHPNYSLLHALTGLFRHAQGRIVRDRPQVGAPSPDEASPGLSAEAAAAAPQASDTLDWSRFVGVVSLAHPVLLTRWEPMRDWLSDPDNRALLHLREQLSRQARLWKRTGCNREYLFGEAGFAAAQRFADAFPDELEPLEREFLHQNGAYLAFVRRRNRMVRAFGVLLVLLLVTASTAAWIAQRKSENARLAMHQVQLKEADLQSRGGNTPQAVDKALAAGVDLPGEAVRTLSDAFSRNRLMAMIAARSPSLDRPVRPAFNAMGDRVATLQTGQGAGQWRLNDGRFIPADPPVLSDGRLGIHSLVMALATDEVFGIAADGVYRLPAFAGAAPDYPCGAQAGAALALDAGRQRLALAVPGDGGHQGVCVLGLTEPGRVLFAHSFAEQELRGLSFSADGRFLLTASSIGRTHLIDLDAPKGEQPIRLSLPPEGPVGRPFNRAVFDPAGERIGIAAADEQVRLFDRDGRLIATLGSAIIDAQRVQIHNSAVRDLAFSPDGAYLVAVDDEGQVVRWSLTDPPQAVVLGQHELSIVSVAVGDPMSGRALGTDAAGEAKRVLVLTASLDGTARLWTLATGKPLAVFGHDEAVSWADFVADSERVLSFSVRDGSLRLWSVLPRSRLAFELKHPDPTNHVWHLDMTSVPRELLGSSGPDTAAAEKSPLWLATAGYDGEVRVWRYDRDGQPPRLSYSFAQQDAAAAEGTDTDIRPVRRVRFSPSGRRLAAARSDGSARLHDLLTGRSCRLQVAAPDATATESPGADQVFDVRFAPDESWLLAASDNPSQPLRLFDALSCEPITGIDVLEQATAATEAIAVRQVGDVTLVATGDRAGRVRLLRAAGADDWQEQCAIDAKVGSISDVAIAPDGAALAIAGEAKQLAILRLNGPECGQLDLSEGHSDRLYSVAFSPEGDRILTASLDKTARLWTRTGQPLAVLVGHQDRIYHATFSPGDGRWLLTASRDGTLRLWRAPPADYRPERAEVLSDFLPLPANAGGAAFATFSPDGQYVAGAYWDNAALLWRLWREDPLPDDKLAAQWGADRARLALLKEAYRFRRDNDVSAAKQDSPAQLRATQ
- a CDS encoding glycosyltransferase family 87 protein, with the protein product MLSWSALQIGRRGIGLVIALVLFALVASQIPLRDTDVAVYAKAADRVVLDSQDPYPRQPGDVLPFTYPPTALPLLYLIARLSTAQLADVMFAVNIMLTVVLMLLLVGDLARDDPSGRLRIWGPIYIACFGGLSLTLQFGQINLLLLLLLWGYWRELRRGHQRARAGALLALGCLAKPHYALLALGAGPRPSWRLIAGTGGAAALLVVLSLWVAPVGSWTSWWSEIVATTSVTGLPPGHSSIAAPWNRSLVGAIARFLIPNKFSGVVCEDAELAAQLSTLAISLVLAVTGMVLWRSMRRELTPFSAGAYGARDSLDHDLELSLISLAVFLIAPASWTHHLVMLLPATLILLRDRVLCAGVALGSRVTAGLVLAVIALTLDDLIPLELRVSSLPLMTLMTVAVVALWLLLAEQLWRRSATLARL
- a CDS encoding EamA family transporter; its protein translation is MDFAGYAHFWILFSLLSAFFHASRLAVTKHLSFSFSAQALTLYVNLASLVVTLPLIIWYHDFPLHQPAYVGAVLCGGLLSGFGGWALNLAIQRGEISLVGPVLTLTPGFVVAMEWLLTGQLPSLSGALGLGLLMLGSYVVSLESGMRHWSDPLVMLVKNPGSLFTLAAALCFAAASTFGRVGIQLSDPLSFAVMVAAINPVMLYVIFSLQNRDFHREAFSPKVLQHGRSLLSLGVLFALMRIADQIALSLTLASYAMAVKRSAGLFAVVLGRWFFDEARLLVKLTGSAVMLLGLIVLTLM